One window of Paenibacillus sp. FSL K6-3182 genomic DNA carries:
- a CDS encoding sugar ABC transporter gives MNMKTKKRFTFMLCMLLIVSAIIGCSNSGNKAEPSNKPSDNTTAGNEENPYKEKYDPPVTISTVWGVDPALTFREGETIENNVATKWALDTLGIKVDSLWSVTDTNGAFATKMRLAMSSGQKMPDVAVVGDKLLAQDLIDSGMFQDAGELFDKYAGEKWKAAMNLDTSVWNAYMRDGKRIGIPLLDYAYNNDYVLWIRQDWMDKLNLKAPKTIAELETVMEAFKNNNPQGLSPEKVVPLSVGFKTSMNTWMGDPSWVFGAYGTLPAQWNVAADGTLEYGSTNAGMKQGLIKLKEWRDKGYIPKEAALWDENKTSEPAVAGTAGIIPGPYWMSGWPLLDTAKNAEGAVWKPYAIPTGEDGKAMRHGTSFVNGVILINKDMKNPEAFFTYENYLFDNLADPQEGSPFELGAFEGYDYALDASGKPLYLDDVPGGAITAPLRYFIVRDGARIPDAQFKALLNLADGKEAKTYREKEVVAQYGPETALAATVVMEQDAISKKDMFVGPPTKTMKSRMDYLKKIEAQTFNEIIYGAKPAEAFDEFVKSWKSSGGDDMTKEVNEWYASLTK, from the coding sequence ATGAATATGAAAACAAAGAAACGGTTCACGTTCATGCTTTGTATGCTTCTAATCGTATCAGCCATCATTGGCTGCTCGAACAGCGGCAACAAGGCAGAGCCGTCGAATAAGCCAAGCGATAACACTACCGCGGGCAATGAGGAAAACCCTTACAAAGAGAAATACGATCCGCCGGTTACGATTTCCACTGTATGGGGAGTCGACCCTGCGCTAACCTTCCGTGAGGGAGAAACGATTGAAAACAACGTGGCAACAAAATGGGCGCTCGATACGCTTGGTATTAAAGTAGATTCCCTTTGGTCTGTGACAGATACAAATGGAGCATTTGCAACAAAAATGCGCCTTGCGATGTCTTCAGGGCAAAAAATGCCGGATGTTGCTGTCGTTGGCGACAAGCTGCTGGCACAAGATCTAATTGACTCCGGCATGTTCCAAGACGCAGGCGAGCTGTTCGATAAATATGCCGGCGAGAAATGGAAAGCGGCAATGAATCTTGATACCAGCGTATGGAATGCTTACATGCGTGATGGAAAACGAATCGGTATCCCTTTACTTGATTATGCTTACAACAACGACTATGTGCTCTGGATTCGTCAAGACTGGATGGATAAGCTTAATTTGAAAGCTCCAAAAACGATTGCTGAGCTGGAAACGGTAATGGAAGCTTTTAAAAACAATAATCCACAAGGATTGTCGCCAGAAAAAGTTGTTCCACTAAGCGTTGGCTTTAAAACGTCGATGAACACTTGGATGGGTGATCCATCATGGGTATTTGGCGCATATGGCACACTTCCTGCACAATGGAATGTGGCAGCGGATGGAACTTTGGAATACGGTTCTACGAACGCAGGAATGAAGCAAGGCCTAATTAAGCTTAAAGAATGGCGCGACAAAGGTTATATTCCGAAAGAAGCAGCACTGTGGGATGAGAATAAAACGTCTGAACCAGCTGTAGCTGGAACAGCAGGCATTATCCCTGGACCTTACTGGATGAGCGGCTGGCCGCTGCTGGATACAGCAAAAAATGCTGAAGGCGCAGTATGGAAGCCTTATGCGATTCCAACTGGTGAAGACGGTAAAGCAATGCGTCACGGCACTTCCTTTGTAAATGGCGTTATTCTGATCAATAAAGATATGAAAAATCCAGAAGCTTTCTTCACTTACGAGAACTATCTATTCGACAACCTAGCGGACCCGCAAGAAGGAAGCCCGTTCGAGCTAGGCGCTTTTGAAGGTTATGATTACGCTCTTGATGCTAGCGGCAAACCGCTGTACTTGGATGATGTTCCAGGCGGTGCCATTACGGCTCCACTACGTTATTTCATTGTACGCGATGGTGCGCGTATTCCTGATGCACAGTTTAAAGCATTGCTTAACCTAGCTGACGGTAAAGAAGCAAAAACTTATCGCGAGAAGGAAGTTGTTGCACAGTATGGACCGGAAACGGCACTTGCGGCAACTGTCGTTATGGAGCAAGATGCGATTTCCAAGAAGGATATGTTTGTAGGACCTCCTACCAAAACAATGAAATCACGCATGGACTATTTGAAAAAAATTGAAGCTCAAACGTTTAACGAAATCATTTATGGCGCTAAACCGGCTGAAGCTTTCGATGAATTCGTGAAAAGCTGGAAGTCATCCGGCGGCGACGATATGACGAAAGAAGTTAATGAGTGGTATGCTAGTTTAACGAAATAA
- a CDS encoding response regulator, giving the protein MIEILLIDDESYVTGSLEKTIPWLSIGVKSVYQATSAFEALELLEENSIDIVVTDIAMPEMNGLELVQEISQRWPNIKCILLTGHSDFQYAKKAVQLQAFDYILKPVNDDEFVKTISGAIEALKDEWEQAEKYQQLLYDRKSDFKVLRANFMVDLVLGRQLSPKTIKEKLTQYEISLEIERPTVMMLVQLGKQFSHLDYSSSSLMEFAVGNIAEESFAQHFHVWHCKAPHEYLLIMAQPKTEAGEKSEYSVESRNLRKTILAEATKKLRTNVSNYLKGDISIVVTDWFEFPSAITTAYRSGLGAMFMIANEEQHSIHYLEDRSGKDNTFVKSMESLYKPPTMITLLESKRWDAVEQKIKDVFADLKNTRFSREHLYEVYLALTNAFMYITHRQGQYVSQINELGIDFILDQTVVLSPDRLEDWSIGVLHKLQSVLSVKEESSKSFIVKQVQEIVANNLSLDTTVKTIADRVFLHPVYLSKVFKAETGESLSEWIIGMKMERALYLLKNTNKKIYEITSELGYQNPQYFSKTFKKYYGMTPQEFREQ; this is encoded by the coding sequence ATGATTGAAATTTTATTGATTGATGATGAGTCGTATGTTACAGGAAGCTTGGAGAAGACCATTCCCTGGCTCTCGATTGGCGTGAAAAGCGTGTATCAAGCGACATCTGCCTTTGAAGCGTTGGAGCTTCTTGAAGAAAACTCGATAGATATTGTCGTAACCGATATTGCGATGCCGGAAATGAACGGGCTTGAGCTTGTTCAAGAGATCAGCCAGCGCTGGCCTAACATCAAATGCATTTTGCTTACAGGGCATTCTGATTTTCAATACGCCAAAAAGGCCGTTCAGCTTCAAGCATTTGATTATATATTAAAGCCGGTAAATGACGATGAATTTGTGAAAACGATATCGGGAGCAATCGAAGCGTTAAAGGATGAATGGGAGCAGGCAGAGAAATATCAGCAGCTGCTGTATGATCGCAAATCTGATTTCAAGGTGCTGCGCGCCAATTTTATGGTCGACTTGGTATTAGGCAGACAGCTTTCGCCAAAGACGATTAAAGAGAAGCTGACGCAATACGAAATTTCTCTTGAGATAGAACGTCCAACCGTCATGATGCTCGTCCAACTGGGCAAACAATTTTCACATCTGGATTATAGCTCTTCCTCACTTATGGAGTTTGCCGTAGGGAATATAGCGGAGGAGTCGTTTGCTCAGCATTTCCATGTATGGCATTGCAAAGCGCCACATGAATATTTGCTTATTATGGCGCAGCCTAAAACGGAAGCAGGCGAGAAGTCAGAATATAGTGTGGAAAGCCGCAATTTACGTAAAACGATACTTGCCGAAGCAACCAAGAAGCTTCGTACAAATGTGAGCAACTATCTCAAAGGAGATATCTCCATTGTCGTTACGGATTGGTTCGAGTTTCCAAGTGCGATTACGACTGCGTATCGTTCAGGTCTAGGGGCGATGTTCATGATTGCAAATGAAGAACAGCACTCTATTCATTATTTGGAGGATCGCTCGGGCAAGGACAACACTTTTGTTAAATCGATGGAAAGCTTATATAAGCCGCCTACGATGATAACCTTGCTGGAGTCGAAGCGCTGGGATGCGGTAGAGCAGAAAATTAAAGATGTTTTTGCCGATTTGAAAAATACAAGATTCTCAAGAGAGCATCTATACGAGGTATACTTAGCGCTTACCAATGCTTTTATGTATATTACGCATAGACAGGGCCAATACGTATCCCAAATCAATGAGCTGGGTATCGATTTTATTTTGGATCAAACGGTTGTACTATCGCCTGATCGGCTGGAAGATTGGTCAATTGGTGTATTGCATAAGCTGCAAAGCGTGCTCTCAGTGAAAGAGGAGAGCTCCAAAAGCTTTATCGTTAAGCAGGTGCAGGAAATTGTTGCGAACAACCTTAGCTTAGATACGACTGTAAAAACGATTGCTGATCGCGTGTTTCTTCATCCGGTCTATCTCTCGAAAGTATTTAAAGCGGAAACGGGAGAAAGCTTAAGTGAATGGATCATCGGAATGAAGATGGAGCGGGCGCTTTATTTGCTGAAAAATACGAACAAAAAAATATATGAAATAACGAGTGAGCTTGGTTATCAGAATCCGCAATATTTTAGCAAAACGTTCAAAAAATATTATGGTATGACACCTCAGGAGTTTCGCGAACAGTAA
- a CDS encoding histidine kinase, which yields MPKINLFTKIVALIIIMLVPIMLLYFYSNKTSTDILGEELNKSNTNQLLFFQNQVNTSIDSMALWPDLLIQDPDISSLRDIFTEMPELSLGMITLIKRIQTKLAIQQNSSKWRSSLHIYSPILHRDISDNDVVLYDDADLKKRLKPGWQVKAAENNEFVFSRYAVTPYSSYLDPSSSNLVIEVQFDSSNIKDMLDKFKSDGRREPFYYLEGVGVIYNRSADKELTNNVIHLLKQQPLQDLESRTIDLGGEKYLVNIVKSETIGWHLIDYIPISEIIRPIQKTNQLFYVSLAGLLLLCCIAAYLLYAQVQVPIKHLIVGFQKLKNGDYSVRMKPRGRSEFGFLYTRFNLMVAQIQELFETVYLEKIHVREARLKQLQSQINPHFFYNCFSFISSMAKLEKNEAVVAMSHHLSNYYRYTTRQERDLVAMSEEINFVTSYLEIQKMRMPRLQYSISLPADMRHLEIPPLMLQPLVENAVIHGIEAWTDASIIQITGEWHEEGARLVVEDDGKGMSMEDILILQHKMQNQMDEQMGCGLWNVHQRMHLRFRGSAGVSFSSSNLGGLKVTITWSPS from the coding sequence ATGCCTAAAATTAATTTATTTACTAAAATCGTCGCTTTAATCATTATTATGCTGGTTCCGATTATGCTGCTCTATTTCTACTCTAATAAGACCAGCACCGACATTCTTGGCGAGGAGCTTAACAAGTCGAACACGAATCAGCTCCTATTCTTTCAGAATCAAGTCAATACAAGCATCGATTCGATGGCCCTTTGGCCTGATTTATTGATACAGGACCCAGATATTTCGTCGCTTCGCGATATTTTTACGGAAATGCCGGAGCTGAGTCTGGGCATGATTACTTTGATCAAACGAATTCAAACGAAGCTGGCCATTCAGCAAAATTCATCGAAGTGGCGAAGCAGCCTTCATATCTATTCACCGATTCTCCATAGAGATATTTCGGATAATGACGTTGTGCTTTATGATGACGCCGATTTGAAAAAAAGATTAAAGCCTGGCTGGCAAGTGAAGGCTGCTGAAAATAATGAATTTGTTTTCTCTCGTTATGCGGTAACACCGTATTCCAGTTACTTGGACCCAAGCAGCTCGAACCTGGTCATTGAGGTGCAGTTCGACAGCTCGAACATTAAAGATATGCTGGACAAGTTCAAGAGCGATGGCCGCCGAGAGCCATTTTATTATTTGGAAGGCGTCGGCGTTATTTATAATCGCTCGGCAGATAAGGAACTGACGAACAACGTGATCCATTTGTTGAAGCAACAGCCGCTTCAGGACTTGGAAAGCCGTACGATTGATTTGGGCGGGGAAAAATATTTGGTCAATATCGTGAAGTCAGAAACGATTGGTTGGCATTTGATTGATTATATTCCGATTTCCGAAATCATTCGGCCTATTCAAAAAACTAATCAATTATTTTATGTATCTTTGGCAGGTTTATTGCTGTTATGCTGCATCGCTGCTTATCTTTTATATGCGCAGGTACAGGTTCCTATTAAGCATCTCATCGTTGGTTTTCAGAAGCTGAAAAATGGTGATTATTCGGTTCGAATGAAGCCGCGCGGCAGGAGCGAGTTTGGTTTTCTTTATACGCGCTTCAACTTAATGGTCGCTCAAATTCAAGAGCTGTTTGAAACGGTATATTTGGAAAAAATTCATGTGCGGGAAGCACGTTTAAAACAGCTGCAATCACAAATTAATCCGCATTTCTTCTATAATTGCTTCTCGTTCATCTCGAGTATGGCCAAGCTTGAAAAGAATGAAGCAGTCGTTGCCATGTCGCATCATTTGTCCAACTATTACCGTTATACGACAAGGCAGGAACGCGATCTTGTTGCGATGTCAGAGGAAATTAATTTTGTGACCAGCTATTTGGAAATTCAAAAAATGCGCATGCCGCGACTGCAGTATTCGATCAGCTTGCCTGCGGATATGCGCCATCTTGAAATACCGCCGCTGATGCTGCAGCCGCTCGTTGAGAATGCAGTTATTCATGGTATTGAGGCATGGACGGATGCATCTATTATTCAAATAACGGGAGAGTGGCATGAAGAAGGAGCACGGCTTGTCGTAGAGGATGACGGCAAGGGGATGAGCATGGAGGATATTCTTATTCTTCAGCACAAAATGCAAAATCAAATGGATGAGCAAATGGGCTGCGGGCTATGGAATGTTCATCAGCGCATGCACTTAAGATTTCGCGGATCAGCAGGGGTCAGCTTCTCATCCTCAAATCTTGGAGGTCTAAAAGTCACGATTACTTGGTCACCAAGCTAG
- a CDS encoding carboxypeptidase-like regulatory domain-containing protein, which produces MANAVVRTVVNGVKYAAVTNASGEFTLSDMPQGTGYAIEASKAGYQSNTAAGIVVTDKQTTSGVTIVLAEEVEPEPTPTTLATPVTPQPTPTTQVVKVDLKQGAMNDKDHTITVNALPTAGATGIVANIEANRLPI; this is translated from the coding sequence CTGGCGAATGCTGTCGTGAGAACCGTAGTTAACGGAGTGAAATATGCGGCAGTGACCAATGCATCAGGTGAATTCACTTTATCAGATATGCCGCAAGGAACAGGTTATGCGATTGAAGCGAGCAAAGCAGGTTATCAATCAAATACAGCAGCTGGGATCGTTGTGACCGATAAACAGACTACATCGGGAGTGACGATAGTTCTGGCAGAAGAGGTTGAGCCAGAGCCAACACCAACGACGCTGGCTACGCCAGTGACGCCACAACCTACGCCAACAACGCAGGTTGTAAAGGTGGATTTGAAGCAGGGAGCGATGAACGATAAAGATCACACGATCACGGTTAACGCGCTGCCGACAGCGGGAGCTACTGGTATTGTAGCCAATATTGAAGCAAACAGATTGCCGATCTAG
- a CDS encoding AraC family transcriptional regulator: MAINFYESLPFYISREKKTHSSISSAHYHDAYEIIYLISGQIYYYIENRTYQIVSGVLLFINMNDLHKLVNLNGAAFERVTLVFKKDFLSTFIIENEGCNLFSYFHSHSNAIKLGGYDQSFIENHFNKMIQEDKNKLPGYDYYQKILLTELLLFLKRKVDMGLNDYQIESNRANNKIYRILEFINLNYDKRLSLVDLSQSFCISSSHLSRTFKKVTGFTCIEYLNNIRMKEARSLLQESKLSVLDIATRVGFENLTHFGRIFKCTVGISPLQYRKLSRTSEKT; the protein is encoded by the coding sequence ATGGCAATCAATTTTTATGAATCTCTACCGTTTTACATTAGCCGTGAGAAGAAAACTCACTCCAGCATATCCTCTGCTCATTATCACGATGCCTATGAAATTATCTATTTAATCTCAGGTCAAATTTACTATTATATCGAAAATAGAACCTACCAAATTGTGAGTGGAGTTTTATTGTTTATCAACATGAATGACTTACACAAGCTGGTTAATTTAAATGGTGCTGCCTTCGAAAGAGTAACTTTAGTTTTTAAAAAAGACTTTCTTAGTACCTTTATTATTGAAAACGAAGGATGCAATCTTTTCTCCTATTTTCATTCCCATTCCAATGCAATTAAACTAGGGGGATATGACCAAAGCTTTATTGAAAATCATTTTAATAAAATGATTCAGGAAGATAAGAATAAATTACCTGGTTATGATTATTACCAAAAAATCTTATTGACGGAACTTCTACTGTTTCTCAAACGAAAAGTAGATATGGGTTTAAACGACTACCAGATTGAGTCGAATCGAGCAAATAACAAAATTTATCGGATTTTGGAGTTTATTAATCTTAACTATGATAAGCGTTTATCATTAGTTGATTTGTCTCAAAGCTTTTGTATAAGTTCTTCTCATTTAAGTCGAACGTTTAAGAAAGTTACTGGATTTACATGTATTGAGTACTTAAATAACATTCGCATGAAAGAAGCTCGTTCTCTTCTACAGGAATCCAAATTATCTGTGTTAGACATAGCTACTCGTGTAGGATTTGAAAACTTGACTCATTTTGGACGGATATTTAAATGTACGGTTGGAATCTCACCACTTCAATATCGAAAATTGAGCCGAACCAGTGAGAAAACTTAA
- a CDS encoding Ig-like domain-containing protein, whose amino-acid sequence MKIKIFLKRRLHYVLSVLLVLVLMPFHAIGAAVAYEQPVEMGISSLPEVIAEWNFTSAGSQGIIPASSGVKQQVSTIQAIGGPTFEALVSTDNSIKYQGWNNGANTKYWLATLSTKDYENITLSSEQTSSGSGPRDFKVQMSTDKQSWTDVTGGGLTLITSSFNCTTCKLQDTPFQASNQNLLYIRWLVTSTQATNPSNPAVGAFGSSLLKGVIVKGTRIDVGTETPTNDVNRTPVENASGQTEDALVSIKFNKGISLNTGYNPTIIDNQGTALNGLTTAVTNDTLIINHPNFVNGMTYTVTVPKELVKGVDGVALTSNITWNFSIRNNATNEPIALAEWIFANGGTNGSFPATSGLNKSTSTFTNVGGVFEAYDSVNKAVSYQGWNGSGSKYWLAAVSTLGYENITLSSIQNSSGTGPRDFKVQTSTNNQTWQDVPNANLKMVISSFDCGGNTCKLLNVPIPNAANQNMLYIRWLVSSNVNTKGEVGSIGSFGSSRIKDIRVKGSLISGTNPGTPTIDEVVQPVNGAVNVPIGSPVTVKFNKPISLVQGYSAIIKDSSSIPLSNVTFEITNNNTLKMNHPNFASGKTYTVSVPKELIKGQDNLPLIRDVSWSFTVQSSTTTPVIPKLINMTFNGDPKTSVALAWYTDVMTDTVVQVMPASAVQGGVFPEVGATTYQGNSEKIETYVIKADRTTKKKTNYYAHKAIANNLTPGTAYKYRVGNGSSNSWSQIGSFTTDTLANQPYHFIAGSDSQASSRSGFEPWADTFKKAKLQIGDPKFIINAGDLVDNGDLEEQWQWMLGLAQNELTTVPIVPVLGGHEVEDYTGDETTPNNNFYNHFNLPKQVITGTDDGSVYSFEYGDALYIIFNSQYEGGLNSNGTVKWVDQQYLDQVKWMKNVVAKSDKKWKFVTFHKGPYGAGDNSGQYEDERVQFYKKHLVPAFDEMGIDMVFEAHDHMYMRSFQMYNDLVVPPSQITKDSEGNAINPKGTIYLMSNAFGNKFYTKYPGYNDYFAAKNLQPNKKMFTDVYVSDQVLKFTAYTAAVADEGSGNNGVKAYDNYGIRRTDVKPTVVTNASVVRNDTNAVISWSPPVGSTEPVRGFRIYEKNDKASKHWSEYIPVIAGRTQYSFTVNNVNSTTKYDFIIKAVGSRLNSDPVEVSTN is encoded by the coding sequence ATGAAAATTAAAATTTTTTTGAAAAGGAGATTACATTACGTCCTATCCGTTCTACTTGTTCTTGTTTTGATGCCATTCCATGCAATAGGAGCTGCAGTCGCATATGAACAACCAGTTGAGATGGGAATATCATCGCTTCCTGAAGTCATTGCGGAGTGGAACTTTACCAGCGCGGGATCGCAAGGGATAATACCAGCATCGTCTGGTGTGAAACAACAAGTCTCTACCATTCAGGCAATTGGAGGTCCTACCTTCGAGGCACTTGTATCAACGGACAATAGTATTAAATATCAAGGCTGGAACAATGGTGCAAACACGAAATATTGGTTAGCTACGCTATCTACGAAAGATTATGAGAACATTACTTTATCCTCTGAGCAAACGTCATCAGGGTCAGGCCCTCGTGATTTTAAAGTTCAAATGAGTACGGATAAACAATCATGGACGGATGTAACAGGTGGTGGGCTAACTTTAATAACGAGCAGTTTTAACTGTACAACATGTAAACTACAGGATACACCTTTTCAGGCAAGCAATCAGAATTTATTATATATCCGCTGGCTGGTTACTTCTACTCAAGCCACGAACCCAAGTAATCCAGCTGTTGGTGCTTTCGGTTCAAGCTTACTAAAAGGTGTAATTGTTAAAGGTACTCGGATCGATGTCGGTACTGAAACACCAACAAACGATGTAAACAGAACACCTGTAGAAAACGCTAGCGGTCAAACAGAAGATGCGCTCGTCTCAATTAAATTTAACAAAGGCATTAGCCTCAACACAGGATATAACCCAACAATTATCGATAACCAAGGAACGGCATTAAATGGCCTAACGACAGCTGTGACTAATGATACTTTGATCATTAATCATCCTAATTTTGTGAATGGAATGACCTATACCGTAACGGTTCCTAAGGAACTTGTGAAAGGCGTTGATGGTGTAGCCCTTACATCCAACATTACGTGGAACTTTTCAATTAGAAATAATGCTACCAATGAGCCAATTGCTCTAGCAGAATGGATATTTGCAAACGGAGGGACCAACGGTAGTTTTCCAGCTACGAGTGGTCTAAACAAATCAACATCCACATTTACAAACGTAGGTGGCGTATTTGAAGCTTACGATAGTGTCAATAAAGCGGTCAGCTATCAAGGCTGGAACGGCAGTGGAAGTAAATATTGGCTTGCAGCCGTTTCTACATTGGGTTATGAGAACATCACTTTATCATCCATACAAAACTCTTCAGGAACGGGACCACGCGATTTCAAAGTCCAGACGAGTACAAACAATCAGACATGGCAGGATGTACCAAATGCAAATCTAAAGATGGTAATCTCAAGTTTTGATTGTGGCGGTAATACATGCAAACTATTAAACGTTCCGATTCCAAATGCAGCAAATCAGAATATGTTGTACATTCGTTGGTTAGTAAGTTCAAATGTAAATACCAAAGGTGAAGTGGGTTCTATAGGCAGCTTTGGTTCCAGCAGAATTAAAGATATTCGCGTAAAGGGGAGTCTAATCTCAGGAACTAATCCAGGGACTCCAACCATAGATGAAGTTGTCCAACCTGTAAACGGTGCAGTAAATGTCCCAATTGGTAGTCCAGTTACTGTAAAATTCAATAAACCAATTAGCCTTGTTCAAGGGTACTCGGCAATAATTAAAGACAGTAGCAGCATCCCATTAAGCAACGTAACTTTTGAAATCACAAATAACAACACTCTAAAAATGAATCATCCCAACTTTGCAAGTGGTAAGACATATACAGTATCAGTACCTAAAGAACTTATCAAAGGACAAGATAATTTACCTCTGATTCGAGATGTATCTTGGAGTTTTACCGTTCAGAGTTCGACTACTACACCAGTTATTCCGAAGTTAATCAATATGACATTTAATGGAGATCCGAAAACAAGTGTTGCACTTGCCTGGTATACGGATGTAATGACGGACACGGTCGTTCAAGTGATGCCAGCTTCTGCAGTACAGGGCGGTGTGTTCCCAGAGGTTGGTGCAACTACTTATCAAGGAAACTCGGAGAAAATTGAAACTTATGTGATCAAAGCAGACAGAACTACAAAGAAGAAAACAAATTATTACGCTCATAAAGCTATCGCAAACAACTTAACCCCAGGAACTGCTTACAAATATCGTGTAGGTAATGGATCTTCGAACAGCTGGAGTCAGATCGGCTCATTCACAACTGATACTTTAGCAAATCAACCCTATCATTTCATAGCAGGCTCAGATTCTCAAGCCTCTAGTCGATCCGGTTTTGAACCATGGGCAGATACTTTCAAGAAAGCGAAATTACAAATAGGCGATCCTAAATTTATTATTAACGCAGGTGATTTGGTAGACAATGGGGATTTGGAGGAGCAATGGCAATGGATGCTCGGTCTAGCACAGAATGAACTTACAACTGTGCCAATAGTTCCAGTGCTCGGAGGCCATGAAGTCGAGGATTATACTGGAGATGAGACCACACCAAACAATAACTTCTATAATCATTTTAACTTACCTAAACAGGTTATTACTGGTACTGACGATGGTTCTGTTTACTCTTTTGAATATGGAGATGCACTATATATCATATTTAATTCACAATATGAAGGAGGACTTAACAGTAACGGAACAGTGAAGTGGGTAGATCAACAATATTTGGATCAAGTGAAATGGATGAAAAATGTCGTTGCAAAAAGTGATAAGAAGTGGAAATTCGTTACATTCCACAAAGGTCCTTATGGAGCAGGAGATAATTCTGGACAATATGAAGACGAAAGGGTTCAATTTTACAAGAAACATCTTGTACCTGCCTTTGATGAGATGGGAATTGATATGGTGTTTGAAGCTCACGATCATATGTATATGAGATCTTTCCAAATGTATAATGATCTAGTTGTTCCACCATCACAAATTACAAAAGATAGTGAAGGAAATGCAATTAATCCTAAAGGCACAATCTATCTGATGTCGAATGCATTTGGAAATAAATTTTACACGAAGTATCCAGGTTATAATGATTATTTCGCAGCCAAAAATTTACAACCTAACAAAAAAATGTTCACCGATGTTTATGTATCCGATCAAGTGCTTAAATTTACAGCTTATACAGCTGCAGTAGCAGATGAAGGATCGGGCAATAATGGCGTAAAGGCATATGATAATTATGGGATTAGAAGAACAGATGTTAAGCCAACGGTCGTTACGAATGCTAGTGTTGTACGAAATGATACTAACGCCGTTATTTCATGGAGCCCTCCTGTAGGAAGTACAGAACCTGTTAGAGGTTTTAGAATCTATGAAAAAAATGACAAGGCGTCCAAACACTGGAGTGAGTATATCCCGGTAATAGCAGGTAGAACGCAGTACAGTTTTACTGTAAACAACGTGAATTCGACTACGAAATACGATTTTATCATTAAAGCAGTGGGTTCGAGATTAAATTCAGATCCTGTCGAGGTAAGCACAAATTAA
- a CDS encoding glycosyl hydrolase 53 family protein, with protein MDQSDILKLAKRTRTAGLQIQLSFHYSDYWTNGAKLWMIQKYIYTLYIEKEHQIFLI; from the coding sequence ATGGATCAATCGGACATATTGAAGCTTGCGAAGCGCACTAGAACTGCAGGTCTGCAAATTCAATTGTCCTTCCACTATAGCGATTACTGGACGAATGGCGCTAAGCTTTGGATGATACAAAAGTATATTTATACCTTGTACATAGAGAAGGAACATCAGATATTCCTGATATAA
- a CDS encoding protease modulator HflC yields the protein MKRNQWLTIIVVLIVVILGSGSMYIVKEGEYKVVLRFGEAMRAVPEPGLKFKLPFIENVSTLPKYQMTYESTPTTILTKDQKPIVVDNYTVWRITNASQFLRTVQSVSGGIQRIDEAVYNSVRRKLSEVNYDNIISENTARGNINDEITKDVVSALTRDNYGIEVIDVRIKRTDLPEENKQSVYNRMISDRQSIAARYLSEGDEESRKITSKADRTATELLAQAQADAKKIVAEGEREAAVIYNKAYGSDPQFYNFYRTLESYATTLKNEPVIMMPIDSPYAKILLGQ from the coding sequence ATGAAAAGAAACCAATGGTTAACAATTATAGTTGTACTGATTGTTGTCATATTGGGCTCAGGCTCGATGTATATCGTGAAGGAAGGCGAATATAAGGTTGTGCTTCGATTTGGTGAAGCGATGAGAGCTGTGCCAGAGCCGGGCCTTAAATTTAAGCTTCCGTTTATTGAGAACGTATCGACGCTGCCGAAATATCAAATGACATATGAAAGCACGCCGACGACGATTCTAACGAAGGATCAGAAGCCTATCGTAGTAGACAACTATACGGTATGGCGCATTACAAATGCATCACAGTTTTTAAGAACGGTGCAGTCGGTCAGCGGCGGTATACAGCGGATCGATGAGGCCGTGTACAACTCTGTTCGCCGTAAGCTCTCAGAGGTCAACTACGATAATATCATTAGTGAGAACACAGCGCGCGGCAATATAAACGATGAGATTACGAAGGATGTTGTGTCTGCGTTGACTCGTGATAATTATGGTATTGAAGTTATCGATGTTCGCATTAAACGTACCGATTTGCCGGAAGAAAACAAGCAAAGCGTTTACAACCGGATGATTTCAGATCGTCAATCGATCGCAGCACGCTACTTGTCCGAAGGTGATGAGGAGTCGCGAAAGATTACTTCCAAAGCGGATCGTACAGCTACGGAACTATTAGCGCAAGCGCAGGCTGATGCCAAAAAAATCGTCGCTGAAGGCGAGCGTGAAGCAGCCGTGATTTATAATAAAGCATACGGCAGCGACCCGCAGTTCTACAATTTCTATCGGACGTTGGAGAGCTATGCAACGACGTTGAAAAACGAGCCAGTTATTATGATGCCTATCGATTCACCTTATGCAAAAATACTATTAGGTCAATAG